The Gemmatirosa kalamazoonensis nucleotide sequence GCCGACGAAGATCCCCTCCTCGCGCGCGAGCCGCCGGCTCCACTGCATCGCCTCCGGCGCGGGCACCGGGATCACCTGGTCGACGTGCCCGGCGCCAAGGGCGTCACCGGTGAGCTTCGGGATGAAGTCGGGGCTCCACCCCTGGATCGGGTGCGGCTTCCACGCGGGATGGCGCGATGCGCCGGAGCCGTCGGGGTTCCGCTCCTGCGCGGAGCCGCTGCCGACCATCGGCGCGTCGGCCGGCTCGGCCAGCACGACCTTCGTCTCGGGACGCTCCTTCTCGAGCACGCGCGCGACGCCCTTCAGCGTGCCGCCGGTGCCGAAGCCCGTCACCCAGTAGTCGAGCCGCTGGCCGGCGAAGTCGTCGACGATCTCGCGCGCGGTGGTGCGCGAGTGGAAGTCGGCGTTCGCCTCGTTCTCGAACTGCCGCGTGAGGAACCAGCCGTGCGCCTGGGCGAGCTCGATCGCCTTCTTCACCATGCCGATGCCCCCCGCGGGCGCCGGCGTCAGCACGACCTTCGCGCCGAGGAAGCGCATGAGCTTCCGGCGCTCGACGCTGAACGACTCCGCCATCGTGACGACGAGCGGGTAGCCCTTCTGCGCGCACACCATGGCGAGGCCGATGCCGGTGTTGCCGCTCGTCGCCTCGATGACGGTCTGGCCCGGCTTCAACGTGCCGTCGCGCTCCGCGGCCTCGATGACGCCGAGCGCGAGACGGTCCTTCACCGAGCCGAGCGGGTTGAACGCCTCGATCTTGACGTAGAGGTCGACCCCTGGCGGCGCGAGCTTGCTCACCTTCACCACCGGCGTGTGGCCGATGGTCTCGAGGATGTTGGCGTATCTGGTCATGGGCGTACGCTGCCGGTGAAAGGAGGGACCCGGGGCCCGCCGGCGCGGCGCCGGCGGTTTCTCGCGGAGAGTATGGCCCGCGCGGGCTCGCTCGGCCAGCGTCCCTGTGAGCAGCCGCAGCGGTCTCGGCTGCGCGCCTCCCGGACTCCACGTACGGGTTCGTGTGGGACTGAAGAAGGACTCAAGGAGGACTGAAGAAGGAAACACCAACAGAGCTGTTGGTCCTTCTTCAGTCCTTCTTCAGTCCTTCTTCAGTCCTCCATAAACACGTACGTGGACCCCCGCTCGGCGCGCCTAACGGACGGCCGGCGTCAGGACGATCTTGCGGAAGTCGACCCGCCCGTGATCGCCCTGCAGGTAGATCGGCCCCGGCTCGCCCTCGTTCGCGTCCAGCGCACCGCCGGTGGGGCCGGGGATGAGCTGGTCGGCGATGACGGTCTTGCCGTTCAGGACGACGGTGACGCGGCGGCCGACGAGCGTGATGTCGTACGTCTGCCACTCCTCGGGCGCGCGCGCCGCGTCCTCGATCGGCGCGAGGAAGCCGTAGACGCCGCCCACCTCGTCGACGTGCGGGATCGTGCGGCGCTCGCTGTCCTCGATCTGCACCTCGTAGCGGCCGCGCAGGTAGATGCCGCTGTTGCTCCCCTTCGGGTAGCGGAACTCGACGTGCAGCTTGAAGTCGTCGAACTTCCGGTTCGTGACGAGGTTCGCGCCGCCGCCGCCGTTCGTCAGCACACCGTCGGCGACGTGCCACTTGTTCTCGCCGCGCGCCGACCAGCCGGTGATGTCCTTGCCGTTGAACAGCGCGATCGGTGTGCCCCACTTCGGCGTGGGTCGCACGAGATCGGGCGCGCGCACCGCGGTGTAGCTCATGCTCTGGCCGTCGGGCATGGTGAGCGTGCCGGTGAGCTTGTCGCCGGCGAGCGTGCCCTCGACGCGCAGGTCGCCGGTGCCGCGCTCCCACTGCGGCGGGATGGCGAAGCGCACCGTGCCGTTCGCGAACTCCACGCGGCTCACCGGCCGCGCGCTGCCGACGATGGCCACGAAGCGGCCGACGAGCGTGCCGTTGCCGGACGGCATCACCTCGAGCCACGACGGCGCGCTGCCGTTCGGCGTGGCGAGCGTGAAGTCCCAGCGGCCGATGATCGGCGCCTCGCTGTGCTGCGCGGCGGCGTCCGTCGCTCCGCCCAGGATGGCCGCGGCGACGAGCGCGACGAACGGCAGCGTGCGACGTGCGAACGAGGATGACATGTCAGATGGACTCCTCTCGGGTGAGGCCCGCCGCGGCCGCCGCGTCGGCGACGATCTCGCGCTCGGCGCACTCGTGGATCAGCGTGGCGGGCCAGGACGGGTCGTAGCGGTCGGTGCCTAACATACGCGACAGCGTGAGGCGCTTGCCGGCACCCCACACGACCATCGACGCCGCGCGCGACGAGACGATCGTGTCCACGCCGACGCTCACGCCGTGGTGCGGCACAGCGTCGAGCGTGCCGAACGCGGGAAAGGTCTGCAGGTTGTCGCGGCGCGTCTCCTCCGAGAGCGGGATGACGCGCGTACGGCTGTCGCGCGGGCTGCCGGGCGGGTTGAACGCGACGTGCCCGTCGCTCGCGCCCGACGCGAGCAGGAAGAAGTCGATCCCTCCCGCGTCGGCGAGGCGTGCGTCGTAGGCCGCGGGATCGCGCGGATCCGGGAACCACACCGCGTCGTCGGACACGCCTAACGGCCCGGCGATCTCGTGCCGCGCGAAGTGATGGCACGACCACGGCGACTCGGCCGAGGCGTGCGCGAGCGCGTCACCCCGCGGTACGAGGTACTCGTCCATCAGTGCCAGCACGAGGTGGCCGACGTCCTGCCCCGTCTCCGCGCGCCGGCGCGCCATGGCCGAGAAGATCGGCCGCGGCGTGCGCCCCGTCGGGCAGCCGAGCACGAAGCGGCGGCCCGCCAGGCGCGCCTGCTCGATGCGCGCGAGCAGCCGCTCGCCGAGGTCCTCGCCGATCGCCTCGGGGGTCGGCAGGATGCGCAGTGGCGTGCGGCTCACGCGAGCGCGGCCTCCGCCAGCTCCGGCTTCTTCCAGAGATCGATCGGCTTCACGATCCCCGTCGGCCGGAACGGCATCGCGATCTTGCGGCCGAGTCCCGCGGAGGCGTAGGCGGCGTAGAGCACCTCCTGCACGACGCGCCCCGTCTCGCCGTCGGCGATCGGCGTCTCGAGCCCGCGCACGCACCGCGCGAAGTGCCGCATCTCCTGCGGGAAGCCGTAGTTCCAGTGCTCCTCGAACACGGGATACGACCAGCCCGTGGTGAGCGACGCCTTCTCCACGGCGTAGCCGAAGCCGGCCTCGGAGTATGTCGGCAGCGCGTTGCCCATGAGCAGGTCGGCGTAGCACTGCCCCTTGTCGCCGAAGACCTCGACGGAGTCGTCCATGCCGCCGGGCTTCGTCCACGAGTTCTCCACGACGCCGACCGCGCCGCCCTCGAACTCCATGATGCACAGCGCCTCGTCGTCGCCGGCGGTGCGCGCGCCGTGCACCTGCGTGGAGAGCTGCGCGTACACGCTCTTCACCTTCGGCTTGCCGAGGAACCACCAGCAGAACGCGATCCCGTGGCAGCCGAGGTCCATGAGCGCGCCGCCGCCGGAGCGGTCCACGTCCCAGAACCAGTCGGCGTGCGGACCGTTGTGCTTCTCGCCCTGCTTCACGAGATGCACGCGTCCGAATGCGCCCTCGTCGGCCATGCGCTTCGCCTTCACGTACTTCGGCGCGAAGAACAGCTCCTCGGCGTACAGGAGCAGCACGCCCGCCTTCGCGCACGCGTCGAGCATCGCGTCGGCCTCCTCGAGCGTGACGCAGAGCGGCTTCTCGCACACGACGTGCTTCCCCGCGGCCGCCGCGGCGACGGTGATCTCGGCGTGCAGGTAGTTCGGCGCGGTGATCGACACCAGCTCGACGTTCGGGTCGCGCAGCAGGTCGCGGTAGTCGGCGTAGTGCGCGGCGATGCCGTAGCGGCGCGCGCGAAGTCTTCCGCGTTCCCCGGCGTGGGCGACGCGACGGCGACGACCTCCGCCTCGTCGGGGATCATCTTCACCGAGCCCGCGATGCAGTCGGCCTGGAAGCGCGAGCCGACGATCCCGATACGAACACGGGACATGTGGATGAGTGCTCGTGGTGAGAGTAGGTGCTGCGTGGCTGCGTGGCTGCGTGGCTGCGTGGGCACGTTGGGCCGTTACGCAGCCACGCAGCCACGCAGCTCGTCGTTCATCCCCACGCGGGCTGCCCGGGGGCGAGATCGGTGCATCCCACCCACTTGCCGGGGATCATCGTGAACCGCAGCGCGCGCGTCATGCCGATCTCGGACGAGAAGTAGGCGCGGTTCGCCAGCTCGCGCGCGAGGTGGAACCAGTGCGCGTCGCCGGCGCGCTTCGCCTCGGCGTCGACGTCGCGAAGAATCCGCTCGCGCTCGGCCTGCGGCCGCGACGCGAAGCCGGCGTGCCGGGCGCGGAAGTCGCGCAGCCCGTCGGCCACCTTGCGCTGCGCGGCGGCGTCGTAGCAGTCGGCGAGCAGCAGGTGGATGCCGGCCTTCGCGCCCGCGGCCCTCGCGCCGGGCGACGACGGGGTGTCGGGGAGCAGCGTGTCGGCGATCGACTCCAGCAATGCGTCGTCGTCCGCCGGCGCCGTCTCGCGCGCGCACGCGGCGACCGCGCCGCCCACCAGCGCGAGCTTGACGGCCTCTCGTCGGTTCATCACAGGGAGCGCCTCTTCATCTCGTCCACCGCGTGGTTCGCCGCGCGCGCCGTGAGCGCCATGTAGAGAATGCTCGGACTCTGGTTGCCGGTCGACGTCATGCACGCGCCGTCGGTGACGAAGACGTTGGGTACGGCGTGGAGCTGGTTCCAGGCGTTCAGCATCGACGTCTTCGGATCACGGCCCATGCGGCAGCCGCCCATCTCGTGGATGTCGAGCCCCGGGTTCCACCGCTTGTCGTGCGTCCAGATCTTCGTCGCGCCGGCGGCGGCGAGCATCTCCTGCGACTGCGTGAACCAGTCCTTGATCATGCGCTCGTCGTTGTCGTCGTAGCCCACCGACGTGACGAGCAGCGGGATCCCCCACTGGTCCGTCTTCGACTCGTGCAGGCGCACGTGGTTGTCGAACTTCGGGATCGTCTCGCCCTGGAGGTACATGTAGATCCCCCACGGGCCGGGGTGCGTCTGGGCGTCCTTGTACGCGGCGCCCACCGTCTCCGTCGTCGGTGCGCCGCGCTCGCGGTAGCCGTCGACGAACGTCGTGTAGCCGCCGACGAAGTCGGTGTCCTGCTTGCCGAGGTTGCGGAAGTTCACGAGGATCGCCTCGGTCGGGTTGCGGCCGAAGTAGTACTTGTCCTCGAACATCCCCTCGAGCCGCCCGCCCGCCTCGGCGCGGTAGTTGTGGTGGCAGACGTAGTGGCCCAACACGCCATGGTCGTTCCCGAGCCCGTGCGGGAAGCGCGACGACGTGGAGTTCAGCAGCACCAGGTTCGTGTTCAGCGCCGACGCGTTCATGAAGATCACGCGCGCGCGGAACTCGTGCACGGCGTGCGTCTCGGCGTCGATCACGCGCACGCCCGACGCGCGACCCGTGCGCTCGTCGTACAGCACCGAGTGCACGACGGAGTGCGGCCGCACGGTGAGGTTCCCCGTCTTCGCGGCCCACGGCAGCGTCGACGCGTTGGAGCTGAAGTAGCCGCCGAACGGACAGCCGCGCATACACAGGTTGCGCGCCTGGCACGTGCCGCGCCCCTGCTGCAGGTGGATCGCCTTCGGCTGCGACAGGTGCGCCCAGCGGCCCTGGACGACGTGGCGGTCGGTGTACTTCGCAGCGAGCGCGTCGCGGAAGTGCGCCTGCGCGCAGTCGAGATCGAACGGCGGCAGGAACTCGCCGTCGGGCATCGCGTCGAGATGGTCCGCGTTGCCGCAGACGCCGATGAACTGCTCGACGTGCGAGTACCACGGCGCGACGTCGTCGTAGCCGATGGGCCAGTTCACGCCGTAGCCGAGCGTCTCCGGCGCGACGAACTCGTGGCGGCTCCACCGCTGGCACGCGCGCCCCCAGATGAGCGACTTGCCGCCGACCTGGTAGCCGCGGACCCAGTCGAACGGCCGCTCCTGCACGTACGGATGGTCGGCGTCCTTCACGAAGAAGTGCGCCGTGTCCTCGCCGTAGCCGGCGGCCTTGGAGATGAGCGGGTTCTGCTCCACGAGCTTGCGCGGCGTGGCGCCGCGATGCGGCAGCTCCCACGGCGCGAGGTTCATCGTGGGATAGTCCTTCAGGTGCGTCACGAGGCGGCCACGCTCGAGGACGAGCGTCTTGAGGCCGTGGTCGCACAGCTCCTTCGCCGCCCAGCCGCCGGAGATGCCGGAGCCGACGACGATGGCGTCGTAGGTGGTGTCGGGCATGGCGGCAACGTACGCGCGCGCGCGCGGAGCGGCCAGCAGGGTGCCGCGCCGTGACGAATGGCCATTGACGCCCCGGACCGTGGAACCCATATATGTGGCACTTCCACACAACGAGGTCGTCGCGATGCTCGTCGACGAGTTGAAGAAGGGGACCACGCCGCTGCTCGTGCTCGCGCTGCTCGAGGTCCAGCCGCGCCACGGCTACGAGCTCTCCAAGCTCCTCGATGCGCAGTCGCGCGGCGTCGTCCACATCCACGCGGCGTCGCTCTACCCGCTGCTCTACCGCCTCGAGCGCGACGGCTGGATCGAGGGACGCTGGGTGGAGAAGCCCGGCCAGCGGCGCCGCCGCTACTACCACATTACCGCCGAAGGCAAGCGACAGCTCCGCGCCCAACGCCGCGAGTGGGCCGACTTCGTGCGCGCCGTCGGCCAGCTCGCGGGGGTGGAGTATGCCTGAGCCTCGTCCCGCGTCGGATCGCCCCGACTGGCGTGACGCGATCCGCGCCCACCTCGCCGACGCGCGACTCGCCGCCGCCGACGAGGCGGAGGTCGCCGAGGAGCTGCGCCAACATCTCGACGACCACTACGACGAGGCGCGCCGCCGCGGCGCCACCGACGCCGCCGCGCGCGCGAGCGCGCTCGCGGAGCTCGGCGACGACGAGCAGCTCCCGCGCCGTCTGCGCGCCTCGGTGGCGCATCGCGCCGAGCCCGTGCCGTTAGGCGCCCGCTCCGGCGGCGGCGGCGTGCGCGGCTTCCTCGCCGACGTCCGCATCGGCGTGCGGCTGCTGCGCCGGTCGCCGGGGTTCACCGCGGTGGCCGTCGCGACACTCGCTCTCGGCATCGGCGCGAACACGACGGTGTTCAGCATCGTCGACTCGCTCCTGCTCCGCCCCATGCCCGGGGTCGCGCACCCGGCGGAGCTCGTGCTCATCGGGCGCACGCAGGAGGGACAGGGGTTCGACACGTTCTCGTATCCCGACTTCCGCGACTACCAGGCGAGCGCGCGCACGCTCGCCGGCGTCGCCGCGTACGACCCACTCGCCGTGCACCTCAGCACCGGGGGCGCGAGCGACCGGGCGCGCGCGCGGCGCTCGTCTCGGGCGACTTCTTCCGCGTCCTCGGCATGACGCCCGCGCTCGGCCGCACGTTCCTCCCCGAGGAGGACGGCGCGCCTAACGCGCATCCGGTCGTCGTGCTCGGGCACGGGCTGTGGCAGCGGCGCTTCGGCGGCGATCCGCGCGTCATCGGCCGCACGGTGATCCTGAACGCGCACCCGTTCACCGTCGTCGGCGTCGCCGCGCGCGGCTTCATCGGCGTGCAGCGCGACGACCCGGTCGAGCTGTTCGTGCCGCTCGCGATGACGGGGCAGATCCGCGGCTGGGATCGCATGCTCGGTCAGCGCGACGCGGTGTGGCTCCAGCTGTTCGGGCGCCGCGCGGCAGGCGTGCCGCTTCCCGCGGTGGAGTCGGAGCTGCGGGGCATCGCGCGGCGGCTCGAGACGCAGTACCCGGAGTCGAACCACGGGCGCGGCGCGACGGTGGTTGCTGGCATCGGCTTCGACCCCGGCTCGCGGCAGCAGGCGCGCGCGTTCACCGGCGTGCTGTTCGGCGTGGTGGCGCTCGTGCTGCTCATCGCGTGCGCGAACGTCGCGAACCTGCTGCTCGCCCGCGCGAGCGCCCGCCAGCGCGAGATCTCGCTGCGCGCGTCGCTCGGCGCGAGCCGCGGCCGCCTCGTGCGCCAGCTGCTGGCCGAGGGACTGCTGCTCGCGACGCTCGCCGGCATCGCGGGGCTCGCGCTCGGCGCATGGACGGCGAGCCTCGTCGGGCGGCTGCCGGTGTTCGTCGACAACGAGCTGCACGTGGACGCGATCCCGAGCCCGAGCGTGCTCGCCTTCACGGCGGCGGTCGCGCTCGTGAGCGCGCTGCTGTTCGGGCTCCCGGCGGCGTGGCGCGCGTCGCGCGTGGATCTCGTCGGCTCGCTGAAGGCGGGCGCGCCCGGCAGCGGCGACGCACGCTCGCGGGCGCGGGGCGCGCTGCTGGTCGGTCAGCTCGCGCTCTCGCTCGTGCTGCTCGCCGCCGCGGGGCTCTTCCTCCGTACGCTCGGCCGGCTCCACGCGGTGGACCCGGGCTTCGCGACGGACCGCGTGCTCGTCGCCCGCGTCGACGTCGAGCTGCAGGGCTACGACCAGGCGCGCGGGCGGCGGTTCTACACCGAGCTCGCGCGGCGCGCCGCGGGGCTGCCCGGTGTGCGCGCGGCGAGCCTGGCGTACATGATCCCGTTAGGCGGCGGCGGGTGGGACACGCGGATCTTCCGCGCCGACGTCGTGCCCGCGCCGGAGGTCGAGGGGCTCAAGACGGACATGAACGCCGTCGACCCGGCGTACTTCCGCACGATGGGCATGACGATCACGCGCGGCCGCGGCTTCACCGACGCCGACCGCGACGGCGCACCGGCGGTGGCGGTCGTGAACGACGCGGTGGCGAGCGCGTTGTGGCCCGGCGAGAACCCGATCGGCAAGCAGTTCCGCCGTGGTCGCGACGGCGCGCCGCTCGAGGTGGTCGGCGTGGTGCGCGCGGCGAAGTACCGCTCGCTGCTCGAGCCGCCGCGTCCCTTCCTCTACTTACCGTTCGCGCAGTCGTACCTGTCGCCGATGACGCTGCACCTCGCCACGGCCGGCGACCCGGGCGCGCTCCGCGAACCGGTGCGCCGCCTGGTGCACGATCTCGACCCCGACCTGCCGGTCTACGCGGTGCAGACGCTGGCCGAGCGGCTCGACGAGTCGATCGGCGCGCAGCGCACCGCGGCGACGATGGTGGGCGCGTACGGCGCGCTGGCGCTGCTCGTCGCCGCGGTCGGGCTCTACGGCGCGATGGCGTACTCGGTCTCGCGCCGCACCCGCGAGATCGGGGTCCGCATGGCGCTCGGCGCCCGGCAGTCGTCGGTGCTGCGCGAGGTGCTCGTGGAGGCGGGCCGACTGGCGGCGATCGGCGCGGCGTTAGGCCTCGCGGCGGCGATCCCCGCGACGGGGCTGCTGCGGAGCCAGCTCTTCGGCGTGTCGCCGGGCGATCCGCTCACGCTCGTCGCGGTCGCGCTCGTGCTGGGGCTCGTGTCGCTCGCGGCGGCGTACCTGCCGGCGCGGCGGGCGACGCGCGTGGATCCGGTGGTCGCGCTGCGGGCGGAGTGAGGTGCGCCTCGGACGACTCCACGTACGTGTTTCACTAGGACTGAAGAAGGACTGAAGGAGGACTGAAGAAGGAACCTCTCAAGTGTCCTTCTTCAGTCCTCCTTCAGTCCTTCTTCAGTCCAACGCACACTCGTACGTGGAGTCCTGATGGCCGCGCCTTGCCACGCGACCGCGCGGAATCTATCTCCAAGGGCACTCTCGCCCCGAGATCCCGATGCGCGCCCGCCTAACGATCCTCGCTCTCGCCCTCGCGACGCCCGCCGCCGCGCAGATCCCCGCCGCGAAGCTCGCCGCGTACAAGAAGGCCGTCGCGCAGGACGTCGACGCGCGGCGGAAGTTCACGCAGCAGATGACCGATCAGATCTTCAGCTACGGCGAGCTGGGGTTCCAGGAGGTCGAGACGTCGAAGTATCTCGTGAAGCTGCTGCGCGACTCCGGCTTCACCGTCACCGAGGGTGTCGCCGGGATCCCCACCGCGTGGGTGGCGACGTGGGGGAGCGGCAAGCCGTTCATCTCGTTGGGCGCCGACATCGACGACATCCCGCAGGCGTCGCAGAAGCCCGGCGTCGCCTGCCGCGAGCCGATGGTGCCGGGCGCGCCCGGGCACGGCGAGGGGCACAACGCCGGCCAGGCCGTAAACGTGACCGCGGCCCTCGCCGTGCGCGCGCTCATGCAGCGCGAGCATCTGCCCGGCACGATCCAGATCTGGCCCGGGGTCGCCGAGGAGCTCGGCGGCGCGAAGGCGTACTTCGTGCGCGCGGGCATGTACAAGGACGCCGACGTCGTGCTGTTCGCGCACGTCGCGAACAACATGAGCGTGAGCTACGGCGACTTCCCCGGCACGGGGAACATCTCCGCGGTGTTCTCGTTCCAGGGGCAGAGCGCGCACGCCGGCGCGGCGCCGTGGCGCGGCCGCAGCGCGCTCGACGCCGCGGAGCTCATGGACGTCGGCTGGAACTTCCGCCGGGAGCACCTGCGCCCGTCGCAGCGCTCGCACAACGTCATCAAGGACGGCGGTGACCAGCCGAACGTCGTGCCGGCCACCGCGTCGACGTGGTACTACTTCCGCGAGCTCGACGGCCCGCACGTGCAGGAGCTGTTCGACACCGGGATGGAGATCGCGCAGGGCGCGGCGATGATGACGGGCACCAAGCTCGCGAGCGTGCGCATCCTCGGCTCGGCGTGGCCCGGCCACTTCAACCGGCCGATCGCCGAGGCGATGTACGAGAACATCAAGGCGGTCGGGCTGCCGAAGTGGGACGCCGCCGACCAGGCGCTCGCGAAGGGCGTGCAGCGCGAGATCAAGGTCCCCGAGCAGGGGCTCGACACGGTGCTCACGCCGCAGCAGACGCACGCGCTCACCGACGCCGAGCGTACCGCCGGCTACTCGGACGACATCGGCGACATCTCGTGGAACGTCCCGACCGTCGTGCTCTCCTACCCGTCGAACATCCCGAACCTGCCCGGGCACAACTGGGCGAACGCGATCGCGATGGCGACGCCGATCGCGCACAAGGGCGCGACCGCGGGCGCGAAGGTGCAGGCGATGACGATGCTCGACGTGTTGGGCAGGCCGCAGCTCGTGCGCGACGCGTGGAGCTACTTCCGCGACGTGCAGACGAAGACGATCAAGTACGCGCCGTTCGTGCGGCCGACCGACGAGCCGGCCGTGGAGCTCAATCGCGACATCATGGGCCGGTACCGCGACGCGATGCGCCCGTTCTACTACGATCCGTCGAAGTACGAGACCTATCTGCAGCAGTTGGGCGTGTCCTACCCGACCGTCAGGCGCGCCGACGGATCGTGCGGGGCGCCGACGACGGTGCCGTGAGCGACGCAGCTACGCGGCCGTCTCCGCCAGCGCCGCCGACGCCACGCGTGCCGCCTCGGCCAGCACGGCGGCGCCGATGAACAGGCTCTCCTCGGCGGCGTAGAAGCGCGGCGAGTGCGCGGCGATGCGCTCCCCGCCCGGCTCCCGCGCGCCGACGCGCATGAAGCAGCCGGGCATCTTCTCGAGGTAGAACGCGAAGTCCTCGCCGCCCATGTTCGTGGTGCCGAACGGCACGAGCGCCGCGCCGCCGAGCACGCGCTCGGCCGCCTCGCGCGCCCACATCGTGGCGCGCGGCTCGTTCACCACCGGTGGCGTGCCGTCCTTGAACGTCACCGTCGCGGTGCAGCCATATGCCGCGGCGACGCTCTCGGTGAGGCGCCGCAGCTCCTCGGTGAGCAGCGCGCGCGCAGCCGGCAGCGTGGCGCGCACCGTGCCGGCGAGCGTCGCACGCTCGGGGATGACGTTAGGCGCCGAGCCGGCGTGCACCGCGCCGACCGTGACGACGCCGGGGAGCGCCGGGTCGAGGCGGCGGGCGACGAGCGTCTGGATCGCGGTCACGATCGCCGCGAGCGCGACGACCGGGTCCGCCGACTCGTGCGGCCGCGCGCCGTGCGCGCCCGCGCCCACGAGCTCGATGTCGAACGAGTCCGTCGACGCGTTCACCGGCCCGACGTCGGCGACGACCTGTCCCACCTCGAAGCGCCGATCCACGTGCGCACCGAAGATCGCGCGCGCCTCGTCCAGCGCTCCGCTCGCGACGACGCGCTCGGCCCCCTGCCCCATCTCCTCCGCCGGCTGCAGCACGACGAGCACGTCGCCGTGCGCCGGTGTCGCGCGGAGCAGCGCCGCGGCGCCGACCGCCCACGTCGCGTGCACGTCGTGCCCGCAGGCGTGCATCACGCCGTCGACGCTGGACGCGAACGCGAGCCCCGTCGCCTCGCTGATCGGCAGCGCGTCGATGTCGCCGCGCACCGCGACGACCGGCGCGCCGCGCACGCGTCCCGGCACGCGCGCGACGACCGCTGTGTCGAGCACCCGCCGCGCACCGCCCACGCCGAGCATCTGCAGCGCCGCCTCGAGCGCGCCGGCCGTGCGCGTCTCGCGCCACGACAGCTCGGGGTGCCGGTGCAGGTCACGGCGGAGCGCCACGAGGTCGGCGGCGAGCGCCGGCGCGAACAGCGGCGCCACGGCGTCGGGAACGATCGGCAGGCCGGTCGACGGAATGGTCATCAGACGCCTAACGTGAGCGTGCGTACCGTGAGCGCGTCGACGCGATCCATGTTCACCGTGACGCCGATTCCCGGCCGGTCGAGCGGGACGCGGACACGGCCGTCGGCGTCCATGGTCCACTCGGGGTCGACGACGTCGCGGGCCCAGTAGCGCGCGCTCGGGCTGAGGTCTCCGGGCTTCGTGAAGTTCGGCAGCGACGCGAGCGCCACGTTGTAGGCGCGGCCGACGCCGCTCTCCAGCATGCCGCCGCACCACACCGGCACGCCGCTCCGCGCGCACACGTCGTGGATCGCGATGGACTGCGTGAAGCCGCCGACGCGCCCGGGCTTGATGTTGATGATGCGGCCCGCGTCGAGCGCGAGCATGTCCTCCGCGCGGTCCACGCTCGTGATCGTCTCGTCGAGGCACACCGGCGTCGCAAGCTGCTTCTGCAGCGCGGCGTGGCGCAGCAGGTCATCGTGCGCGAGCGGCTGCTCGATCATCATGAGGCCGAACGCGTCGAGCTGCTGCAGCACGTCGGCCTGGGCGAGCGTGTACGCGTTGTTCGCGTCGGCCATGAGCGGCGCGTCGGGAAGCGCCTCGCGCACCGCGCGCACGTACGCGACGTCGCGCCCCGGCTCGATCTTCAGCTTCACCTTGCGGTAGCCCTCGGCCACCGCGGCCGCGGCGCGCTGGACGAGCGCCTCGGGGCTCGCCTGGATGCCGAGCGAGATGCCGGTCTCGATCCAGTCGCGGGTGCCGCCGAGCAGGCGCGCGAGCGGCACGCCCTCCTTCTCCGCGGCGAGCGCCCAGCAGCCCATCTCGAGCGCCGCCTTCGCCATCTGGTGGCCGCGGATGTCGCGGTCGAGCACGGGCCAGATGTCGCGCGGGTGCGCGAACGCGGCCCCGAGCACGCGCGGCGCGATCCACTCGGTGATCGCGAGCCAGCAGGTGTCGATCGTCTCCGGCGAGTAGTTCGGCAGCGCGTCGGCGACGCACTCGCTCCAGGTGCGCGCGCCGTCGGCCTCCTCGAGCTCGAGCAGCAGGATGCGCCGGTCGGCCATCACCCCGGACGAGATGCGGAACGGCTCGCGGAGCGGGAGGTGGATCTCGCGCAGCGTGAGGCGCGCGACGCGAATCTCGGGAACGTTAGGCATGGGCGGCTCGGGAGGCAC carries:
- a CDS encoding 6-phosphogluconolactonase codes for the protein MSRTPLRILPTPEAIGEDLGERLLARIEQARLAGRRFVLGCPTGRTPRPIFSAMARRRAETGQDVGHLVLALMDEYLVPRGDALAHASAESPWSCHHFARHEIAGPLGVSDDAVWFPDPRDPAAYDARLADAGGIDFFLLASGASDGHVAFNPPGSPRDSRTRVIPLSEETRRDNLQTFPAFGTLDAVPHHGVSVGVDTIVSSRAASMVVWGAGKRLTLSRMLGTDRYDPSWPATLIHECAEREIVADAAAAAGLTREESI
- a CDS encoding 3-keto-disaccharide hydrolase; protein product: MSSSFARRTLPFVALVAAAILGGATDAAAQHSEAPIIGRWDFTLATPNGSAPSWLEVMPSGNGTLVGRFVAIVGSARPVSRVEFANGTVRFAIPPQWERGTGDLRVEGTLAGDKLTGTLTMPDGQSMSYTAVRAPDLVRPTPKWGTPIALFNGKDITGWSARGENKWHVADGVLTNGGGGANLVTNRKFDDFKLHVEFRYPKGSNSGIYLRGRYEVQIEDSERRTIPHVDEVGGVYGFLAPIEDAARAPEEWQTYDITLVGRRVTVVLNGKTVIADQLIPGPTGGALDANEGEPGPIYLQGDHGRVDFRKIVLTPAVR
- a CDS encoding PLP-dependent cysteine synthase family protein, coding for MTRYANILETIGHTPVVKVSKLAPPGVDLYVKIEAFNPLGSVKDRLALGVIEAAERDGTLKPGQTVIEATSGNTGIGLAMVCAQKGYPLVVTMAESFSVERRKLMRFLGAKVVLTPAPAGGIGMVKKAIELAQAHGWFLTRQFENEANADFHSRTTAREIVDDFAGQRLDYWVTGFGTGGTLKGVARVLEKERPETKVVLAEPADAPMVGSGSAQERNPDGSGASRHPAWKPHPIQGWSPDFIPKLTGDALGAGHVDQVIPVPAPEAMQWSRRLAREEGIFVGISAGGTFAAAMKVAQEAPQGSTILCMLPDTGERYLTTPLFGDIGIDMTDDERAVLASTPMYADFVPTMPAPPAPVAAPPGAGVAPPAPATAPR
- a CDS encoding Gfo/Idh/MocA family protein, with amino-acid sequence MSPPGSPRGDERRAAWLRGCVTAQRAHAATQPRSHAAPTLTTSTHPHVPCSYRDRRLALPGRLHRGLGEDDPRRGGGRRRRVAHAGERGRLRARRYGIAAHYADYRDLLRDPNVELVSITAPNYLHAEITVAAAAAGKHVVCEKPLCVTLEEADAMLDACAKAGVLLLYAEELFFAPKYVKAKRMADEGAFGRVHLVKQGEKHNGPHADWFWDVDRSGGGALMDLGCHGIAFCWWFLGKPKVKSVYAQLSTQVHGARTAGDDEALCIMEFEGGAVGVVENSWTKPGGMDDSVEVFGDKGQCYADLLMGNALPTYSEAGFGYAVEKASLTTGWSYPVFEEHWNYGFPQEMRHFARCVRGLETPIADGETGRVVQEVLYAAYASAGLGRKIAMPFRPTGIVKPIDLWKKPELAEAALA
- a CDS encoding gluconate 2-dehydrogenase subunit 3 family protein is translated as MNRREAVKLALVGGAVAACARETAPADDDALLESIADTLLPDTPSSPGARAAGAKAGIHLLLADCYDAAAQRKVADGLRDFRARHAGFASRPQAERERILRDVDAEAKRAGDAHWFHLARELANRAYFSSEIGMTRALRFTMIPGKWVGCTDLAPGQPAWG
- a CDS encoding GMC oxidoreductase gives rise to the protein MPDTTYDAIVVGSGISGGWAAKELCDHGLKTLVLERGRLVTHLKDYPTMNLAPWELPHRGATPRKLVEQNPLISKAAGYGEDTAHFFVKDADHPYVQERPFDWVRGYQVGGKSLIWGRACQRWSRHEFVAPETLGYGVNWPIGYDDVAPWYSHVEQFIGVCGNADHLDAMPDGEFLPPFDLDCAQAHFRDALAAKYTDRHVVQGRWAHLSQPKAIHLQQGRGTCQARNLCMRGCPFGGYFSSNASTLPWAAKTGNLTVRPHSVVHSVLYDERTGRASGVRVIDAETHAVHEFRARVIFMNASALNTNLVLLNSTSSRFPHGLGNDHGVLGHYVCHHNYRAEAGGRLEGMFEDKYYFGRNPTEAILVNFRNLGKQDTDFVGGYTTFVDGYRERGAPTTETVGAAYKDAQTHPGPWGIYMYLQGETIPKFDNHVRLHESKTDQWGIPLLVTSVGYDDNDERMIKDWFTQSQEMLAAAGATKIWTHDKRWNPGLDIHEMGGCRMGRDPKTSMLNAWNQLHAVPNVFVTDGACMTSTGNQSPSILYMALTARAANHAVDEMKRRSL